CAGTAAGGCTGCAAAGAAATCTGGTCGGCTTGCAGCTGAAGGTCTCGTATCTTCTTATATACATGCGGGAGGCCGTATCGGTGTCCTTGTAGAAATCAATTCTGAAACTGATTTTGTGGCACGCAACGAAGAATTTCAGAAATTTGTGAATGATGTGGCTATGCACATCGCTGCAATGGCGCCATGCTTCGTTCGCGAGGAAGAAATTCCCGAGGAAGTTAAAAATAAGGAGCGAGAAGTACTCATAAATAAGGCCCTTGAAGAGGGTAAAAAGCGCGAATTCCTGGATAAAATCATTGATGGCCAGATGAAAAAGTGGGCGGCAGAGTCGTGTTTGATGGGACAAAAATTTGTCAAAAATCCGGACATCACTATCCTCCAGCATCTGCAAGAAACCATCTCCCGAATTGGTGAAAACATCGTCATTCGTCGATTCGCTCGCTACGAATTAGGCGAAGGTTTAGAAAAACGGTCAGAAAATTTCGCTGAAGAGGTCGCGGCGCAACTGAAAGGGTAACAGATTGGCTAAGAGCAAGTATCGAAGAGTCTTGTTGAAACTTAGCGGCGAAGCTCTCGCTAGCAAAAGTAATTCGATAGATCTTGAAATTATCGAGAGAGTTGCAGCTGACGTCTCTGAGGCCGCCTCGCTCGGGGTACAGATTGGAATAGTGATTGGCGGCGGGAATATTTTCAGAGGCGTTGCGGCTTCGGCTCGTGGTATGGATCGGGCCAGCTCGGATTATATGGGTATGCTCGCCACCGTCATCAATGGATTAGCTGTCCAGAACGTCTTCGAAAAGCACAATCTTTCTACGCGTGTACAGACAGCTATCGGAATGGCTGAAATCGCAGAGCCCTATATCCGTCGACGTGCCATTCGCCATTTGGAAAAAGAGCGCGTCGTTATTTTTGTTGCCGGTACCGGAAATCCTTACTTTACAACCGATACGGCTGCGGCCCTGCGTGCAATGGAAATTAATGCGGACGTCATCTTGAAGGCAACAAAAGTAGATGGAATATACGATAAAGATCCTGTAACTCATTCAGATGCCACAAAGTTCGATAAGATCAGTTATATGGATGTCCTGAAAAAGGGCCTGAAAGTTATGGATTCTACTGCAATTAGTCTCTGCATGGACAACAAATTGCCGATAGTTTGCTTTAATTTGCTTACTCCTAATAGTATTACTCGAGTGATATCTGGTGAGAACATTGGAACAACTGTCTTTTAGAATTGGGGGGAAACATGGTTGAAAATATTGTTAAATCTA
This region of Bdellovibrionales bacterium genomic DNA includes:
- the tsf gene encoding translation elongation factor Ts; amino-acid sequence: MTISASQVKDLREKTSAGMMDCKKALEESQGDFEKAVEWLRVKGLSKAAKKSGRLAAEGLVSSYIHAGGRIGVLVEINSETDFVARNEEFQKFVNDVAMHIAAMAPCFVREEEIPEEVKNKEREVLINKALEEGKKREFLDKIIDGQMKKWAAESCLMGQKFVKNPDITILQHLQETISRIGENIVIRRFARYELGEGLEKRSENFAEEVAAQLKG
- a CDS encoding UMP kinase, translating into MAKSKYRRVLLKLSGEALASKSNSIDLEIIERVAADVSEAASLGVQIGIVIGGGNIFRGVAASARGMDRASSDYMGMLATVINGLAVQNVFEKHNLSTRVQTAIGMAEIAEPYIRRRAIRHLEKERVVIFVAGTGNPYFTTDTAAALRAMEINADVILKATKVDGIYDKDPVTHSDATKFDKISYMDVLKKGLKVMDSTAISLCMDNKLPIVCFNLLTPNSITRVISGENIGTTVF